In Thermothelomyces thermophilus ATCC 42464 chromosome 4, complete sequence, a single genomic region encodes these proteins:
- a CDS encoding glutathione S-transferase-like protein (Glutathione S-transferase-like protein) has translation MAPFGRIYTYPNNYRVQRVQAIAALNGLEVEVVPDFQMGVTNKTPEFLAKFPLGKVPAFETADGSLQLTEGQAIARFVAESGPKADQLVGADPKTRALIEMWTCFAEQELGANLVPPLLMVVAKMFPYDEARYNFHVAAVERALKRIEHELKDGRKFLVGGQLTLADIMIAGVLQLGTKFVVDKDMRKEVPAVEAYLKAIMEIPEMKQAFGDLQACETRVKPE, from the exons ATGGCTCCCTTCGGCAGGATCTATACCTACCCTAACAACTACCGCGTCCAGCGG GTTCAGGCCATCGCGGCCCTGAACGGtctcgaggtcgaggtcgttcCCGACTTCCAGATGGGCGTGACCAACAAGACGCCCGAGTTCCTCGCCAAGTTCCCGCTGGGCAAGGTGCCGGCGTTTGAGACGGCGGACGGCAGCCTCCAGCTGACCGAGGGCCAGGCGATCGCGCGGTTCGTGGCCGAGAGCGGGCCCAAGGCGGACCAGCTTGTCGGCGCGGACCCCAAGACGCGCGCGCTCATCGAGATGTGGACGTGCTTTGCCGAGCAGGAGCTGGGCGCCAACCTGGTCCCGCCCCTGCTGATGGTGGTGGCCAAGATGTTCCCCTACGACGAGGCCCGGTACAACTTCCACGTCGCGGCCGTCGAGAGGGCGCTCAAGAGGATCGAGCACGAGCTCAAGGACGGGAGGAAGTtcctcgtcggcggccaGCTCACCCTCGCCGACATCATGATCGCGGGCGTGCTGCAGCTGGGCACCAAGTTCGTCGTGGACAAGGACATGCGCAAGGAGGTGCCCGCCGTGGAGGCCTACCTGAAGGCCATCATGGAGATCCCCGAGATGAAGCAGGCGTTTGGGGACCTGCAGGCGTGCGAGACCCGGGTCAAGCCCGAGTAG